A region of Peromyscus maniculatus bairdii isolate BWxNUB_F1_BW_parent chromosome 7, HU_Pman_BW_mat_3.1, whole genome shotgun sequence DNA encodes the following proteins:
- the LOC102928241 gene encoding caspase-1: MADNILRAKRQQFIRSVNAETINGLLDELLEKKVLNQGEMERIKAVNATVMDKARDLCDSVTKKGPLACQIFITYICNEDIYLAGILELELGSPAENSIRTDNFQGGLPSSSETKQGQNKEGSKLPGPSGTLKLCPLDQAQKIREENPSEIYPIMNTSTRTRLALIICNTEFEYLPRRDGADVDLREMRLLLQDLGYTVKEKENLTAQEMTEAVKEFADCPEHKTSDSTFLVFMSHGIQEGICGKTYSDKVPDVLKVDTIFRMMNTLKCPSLKDKPKVIIIQACRGENRGVVLVKDSVEDTGKKFLVDADLEDDGIKKAHIEKDFIAFCSSTPDNVSWRHPVKGSLFIVELIKQMKEYAWSCDLEDIFRKVRFSFEQPEYSLQMPTTERVTLTKRFYLFPGH, encoded by the exons ATGGCTG ACAACATCCTAAGGGCAAAGAGGCAGCAGTTCATCCGTTCAGTGAATGCAGAGACAATAAATGGCTTGCTGGATGAACTTTTGGAGAAGAAAGTGCTGAaccagggagagatggagagaataaAAGCTGTAAATGCCACTGTTATGGACAAGGCACGGGACCTGTGTGATTCTGTCACTAAAAAGGGGCCTCTGGCATGCCAAATCTTTATCACTTACATTTGTAATGAAGACATCTACCTGGCAGGAATTCTGGAGCTTGAATTGG GTTCACCAGCTGAAAATTCCATCAGGACAGATAATTTCCAAGGAGgacttccttcttcctcag AAACAAAGCAAGGACAGAACAAAGAAGGCAGCAAACTTCCAGGACCAAGTGGGACCCTCAAGTTATGCCCCTTAGATCAAGCCCAGAAGATTCGGGAAGAAAACCCTTCAGAG ATTTATCCAATAATGAATACATCCACTCGTACACGTCTTGCCCTCATTATCTGCAACACAGAGTTTGAATACCTTCCTAGGAGGGATGGAGCTGATGTGGACCTCAGAGAAATGAGGTTGCTGCTGCAGGATCTGGGATATactgtgaaagagaaagaaaatctcaCAGCTCAG GAGATGACTGAAGCGGTAAAGGAATTTGCTGACTGCCCGGAGCACAAGACTTCTGACAGTACTTTCCTTGTATTCATGTCTCATGGTATCCAGGAAGGAATATGTGGAAAGACATACTCTGATAAAGTACCAGATGTTTTAAAAGTTGACACTATCTTTCGAATGATGAACACTTTGAAGTGTCCAAGCTTGAAAGACAAGCCCAAAGTTATCATCATTCAGGCCTGCCGTGGGG AGAACCGAGGAGTGGTGTTGGTAAAAGATTCAGTAGAAGACACTGGAAAAAAATTCCTAGTGGATGCGGATTTGGAAGATGATGGAATTAAGAAAGCCCATATAGAGAAGGATTTTATTGCTTTCTGCTCTTCAACACCag ATAATGTCTCCTGGAGGCATCCTGTCAAAGGCTCTCTTTTCATTGTGGAACtcatcaaacaaatgaaagaatatgCCTGGTCTTGTGACCTGGAGGACATTTTCAGAAAG GTTCGATTTTCATTTGAACAACCAGAATATAGTTTACAGATGCCCACCACTGAAAGGGTGACTTTGACAAAACGTTTCTACCTGTTCCCAGGACATTAA